AGCGGCGGAGCCACTCCTCCCACACGGGCAAAACCCTGACCACGGGCGTCTGCTGGAGCATGACTTCACTCACCAACACGCCCCACGGCCTGCAGTCGGCCGCGCGCCACGGAAGTATCCTGGCCGTTTCGGCAAACCACTCGTTAATTGAGCGGTGGAGGTTGGCTAGCTCTGGCCCGTGGGGACGAGTGCCCGGGGCTGTGGCAGGGGTATCGGCTTTAGCTTTGATCCAAACACTGTAATGGATGCGGTGAGTGGTGCGCCCACCGGCGTGGTGGAGCACAAGAATCCTACCCGTTCTCTAGCCTAGGAGAATGGGTAGGCAAGGCAATTCAACATCAGGCGGGAACGGGGCTCCGGCCAAGAGAGCCCCGATCAAAAAGACACCAGTCAAGAAGACGACGACGGCATCCGGGCCCCGGAGGAACCGGAAGCCGGGCACTGCCATCTTCCGCCGCCGTCGGCTGTTTGTCGGGGGATCTTTGCTGCTGGTTGTTGCCATGCTGCTGGGTGGTTTTGCCGCGGCCGGCGCCTTCAAAGGCAAGTCCGAACAGGCATCCTCCACGCATGATGGCAGCCCCGCGCAGCCGTCAGGCGGCCAGCCCAGTTCCCCTCCTGCCACTGCACCCACCAGCGCCCCCGCCACGCCCACGTGCGATCAGAACCTGGTCACGGTCTCGGCAGCCACGGACAAGGTGGCCTACGGTGCGGACGAGAAGCCGCTGCTCACGCTGAAAGTCGCCAACGGCGGCAAGGTGGCGTGCGAGGTGAACATCGGCACCTCCCAGATGGAGTTCCTGGTGAACAGCGGTTCAGACCGGATTTTCTCGTCGAAGGACTGCCAGGCCAAAAGCGCGGATCTGGTCAAAACCATCCAGCCCGGCAAAAGCGAGTCCGCGAACTTCCCCTGGCCGCGAAACCGCACCGTGGAGGGCTGCCAGTCAATCGCCGCCAAGCCGGGAGCGGGCGGCGCCTATTACGTTTTTACAGCCAAACTAGGCAGCAAGACCAGCCCCAAGGCCATATTCCAGCTCAGCTGATCTTCGCCCTGCATCGATTGCTCCGTATCCGCCGTTTTGGGGGCTCAAAAGGGCAGATACGGAGCAGTCGATTCGGATTCCAGGGGAGATCTAGAGGAACCTGTCCAGGAGGCTGGCTTCAGCCATGCGGCTCAGTCCCTCGCGGACGGTCCGCGCTCGCTGATCGCCGATTCCGTCCACTGTCATAAGGTCATCAATCGTGGCCGCCATCAGGTACTGCAGCCCGCCGAAGTGGTCCACCAGGCGGTCAGCAACGGCCTTCGGGACTGCCTTGAGCCCGGAGAGCAGGCGGTAACCGCGTGGCTGGACCACTGCGTCGAGCGTTTCCACACCGCCGGCAAAGCCGATGATCCCGGCAATCTTGCCCAGATCGATCAGCTCGGTGGGTCCCAGATTCACCAGCGCACTGACGGCGCCGTCGATGTCCTCCGGGGAGGCGTCCGGGCCGGCGTAGTCGCGGATGATGACGTCGCTGCCGGGGCCGCGGCCCACGGTCAGCTCATCGAGCTGGAGTGAGAGCAGCCGGCCGTCTTCGCCGAGCTCCAGGACATACTGCGAGATTTCCTCAGAGATGCGCCTGACCATTTCCTGGCGCTGCAAGGTTACGGCAACGTCCCGGACGGTCACCATGGCCTCGATCTCGAGCGCCGAAAGCGAGCTGGTCACCTGGTCCAGCCGCGAACGGTACCGCTCGAGCGTGGCGAGAGCCTGGTTGGCGCGGGCAAGGACCTTCTCGGAACCTTCCAGTACGTGCCGGAGCCCGTTCACGTACAGGGCGATGATCTGCATGGACTGGCTCACCGAAATAACAGGGACGCCGGTCTGGATGGCAACGCGTTCGGCCGTGCGGTGCCGCGTGCCTGATTCCTGCGTTTCGATGCTGGAGTCCGGCACCAGCTGGACGGCGGCGCGCAGGATGTTTCCGGCGTCCTTGTCGCAGATGATGGCGCCGTCCATTTTGGCCAGTTCGCGGAGGCGCGTGGGTGAAAAGTCGATGCCGATATCGAACCCGCCGGAGCAGATGGATTCAATGGTCCTGTCCGAACCAAGCACGATCAGCGCGCCGGTGCGTCCACGGAGAATGCGTTCCAGCCCATCCCTCAGGGGCGTGC
This genomic interval from Micrococcaceae bacterium Sec5.7 contains the following:
- the disA gene encoding DNA integrity scanning diadenylate cyclase DisA, whose translation is MARSPEESLKATLGRVAPGTPLRDGLERILRGRTGALIVLGSDRTIESICSGGFDIGIDFSPTRLRELAKMDGAIICDKDAGNILRAAVQLVPDSSIETQESGTRHRTAERVAIQTGVPVISVSQSMQIIALYVNGLRHVLEGSEKVLARANQALATLERYRSRLDQVTSSLSALEIEAMVTVRDVAVTLQRQEMVRRISEEISQYVLELGEDGRLLSLQLDELTVGRGPGSDVIIRDYAGPDASPEDIDGAVSALVNLGPTELIDLGKIAGIIGFAGGVETLDAVVQPRGYRLLSGLKAVPKAVADRLVDHFGGLQYLMAATIDDLMTVDGIGDQRARTVREGLSRMAEASLLDRFL